One window from the genome of Candidatus Binatia bacterium encodes:
- a CDS encoding DUF6438 domain-containing protein: protein MPQFRRLLLCVTGSFLAVLSLACGSDHDSKQPSGTVPSDLRVTLERQMCFGECPVYTVSVDSSGLVSFEGIRFVETTGRATAAVSDEQLVALVNAFQESDFLSLQDCYLLALFGGGDRCGEDTCSNWYWDAATVITSFHANGVLKEVVHYHGCEVTEQQQRLDQLETAIDETLDTCRWIGRDSYFCSTPARQSNSRFKPTAQQPPRTTRGSSARR, encoded by the coding sequence ATGCCACAGTTTCGCCGACTCCTGCTTTGCGTGACCGGGAGCTTTCTTGCCGTGCTCTCTCTCGCGTGCGGCAGCGACCATGACAGCAAACAGCCGTCGGGCACGGTGCCGTCTGACTTGCGGGTAACCCTGGAGCGCCAGATGTGCTTCGGCGAATGCCCCGTATACACGGTGTCGGTGGACTCGTCCGGTCTTGTCAGCTTCGAAGGTATCCGTTTTGTGGAAACGACTGGCCGCGCCACCGCTGCGGTGTCGGATGAGCAGCTGGTCGCATTGGTCAACGCCTTCCAGGAGTCTGATTTCCTGTCTCTGCAGGACTGCTATCTACTGGCGCTGTTTGGCGGCGGCGATCGCTGCGGTGAGGACACCTGTTCCAACTGGTACTGGGATGCCGCAACGGTCATCACTTCGTTCCACGCAAATGGTGTGCTGAAAGAAGTAGTTCACTACCACGGGTGCGAGGTGACCGAGCAGCAGCAGCGACTTGATCAGCTTGAGACCGCAATCGACGAGACCCTCGATACGTGTCGGTGGATCGGCCGGGACTCGTACTTCTGCTCTACTCCAGCAAGGCAATCCAACTCGCGCTTCAAGCCGACTGCCCAACAGCCGCCGCGCACCACCCGCGGCTCAAGCGCACGGCGTTAG
- a CDS encoding HEAT repeat domain-containing protein gives MAAPPSAEVSAAVSKLLRSAAAAEEGDANELEGKLAAIASFGDPAIGLLAAGLADPDEKVRLAAVQALAKIDTPAVVDPLLTALKDESSDVRTEAVRALGQRRDRRAVPALLRQAQEDDTDSVRYDCLISLGLIGDPAVVPLLLTGTHDDDPYVRMWSMSALCDMQHEQAPELARTMVRDANVYVRRQVVAGCEQALDTPGGHQALIDVALSDDLETSLRAGRALGNYRQKRPGDAELTEHMRQAGRGGLTNPAQAANAALLLGDLRDPAAVNRLIEALRDPNYFIRALAARKLGDIGDRRAVPALIKALSDPQNLVVGAGYIAVQRFAADGDAQAQKAVRNFKGKKVAESSGR, from the coding sequence TTGGCCGCGCCGCCCAGCGCCGAGGTCAGTGCCGCCGTTTCGAAGCTGCTGCGTTCGGCGGCCGCCGCCGAAGAGGGTGATGCAAACGAACTCGAGGGCAAGCTGGCCGCGATTGCCTCTTTCGGTGACCCGGCGATTGGTTTGTTGGCGGCGGGGCTCGCCGACCCGGACGAGAAGGTCCGCCTGGCCGCTGTGCAGGCGCTCGCCAAGATCGATACACCTGCCGTCGTCGATCCGCTGCTGACTGCCCTCAAGGATGAAAGCTCCGACGTGCGCACGGAGGCCGTGCGGGCACTGGGGCAGCGCCGCGACCGGCGCGCCGTGCCGGCGCTGCTGCGGCAGGCGCAGGAGGATGATACGGATTCGGTGCGGTACGACTGCCTGATAAGCCTCGGGCTGATCGGCGATCCGGCCGTCGTCCCGCTGCTGCTCACGGGCACGCACGACGATGATCCCTACGTGCGCATGTGGTCGATGAGCGCCCTCTGCGACATGCAACATGAGCAGGCCCCCGAGCTGGCGCGCACGATGGTGCGCGATGCCAACGTCTACGTCCGCCGACAGGTGGTGGCCGGGTGCGAACAGGCGCTCGACACACCCGGCGGGCATCAAGCGCTGATCGATGTGGCGCTGTCGGATGACCTTGAGACCAGTCTGCGGGCGGGGCGCGCCCTGGGGAATTACCGGCAGAAGCGCCCTGGAGACGCGGAGCTGACCGAGCACATGCGCCAGGCCGGGCGCGGTGGCCTCACCAATCCGGCGCAGGCCGCGAATGCGGCGCTGCTCCTCGGTGATCTTCGTGATCCCGCCGCGGTCAACCGACTGATCGAGGCTCTGCGGGACCCGAACTATTTCATCCGCGCGTTGGCCGCCCGCAAACTCGGCGATATCGGTGATCGCCGGGCCGTGCCGGCGCTGATCAAGGCCCTCAGCGATCCGCAGAATCTCGTCGTCGGCGCGGGATACATCGCCGTCCAGCGCTTCGCGGCGGACGGTGACGCACAGGCCCAAAAAGCGGTCAGGAACTTCAAGGGAAAGAAAGTCGCTGAGTCGTCAGGGCGCTGA